From bacterium, one genomic window encodes:
- a CDS encoding amidase — MGFSEYGQYDGLGLAELVRNSEVSPAELVEEAIARIERHNPMLNAIVHKAYDDARQSAASELPDGPFRGVPFLIKDLGCAVAGMPRTSGSRFLQHEFDTEDSELTRRYRKAGVVILGKTNTPELGITGTTESALLGACRNPWNPEHISGGSSGGAASATAAGMVPLAHASDGLGSIRIPAACCGLFGLKTTRDRNPNGQRDGARALGFSVDHVVSRSVRDSAAMLDATGYPEASSPYAPPPKERPYLDEVSTAPGRLRIAYSSETPRGVAIHEENQRAFEMTVSLLEELGHEVIERGLGVDYRELYRAQSAVAAANAAANLKEMSERVGREPEPDELEPLTWAGIRAGQKLSGEVVMAGWRKLRELNREVLSLFEDVDVFLSPVMGTPPPQIGHIDPVNLKPREVSRRQATVFPFTPPFNFTGQPAMSVPLFESSDGLPLGMQFASRYADEATLFRLAAQLEQAQPWIGRKPQVSDL, encoded by the coding sequence ATGGGATTCTCGGAGTATGGTCAGTACGACGGTCTGGGCCTCGCGGAACTCGTGCGAAACTCCGAAGTTTCGCCCGCGGAACTGGTCGAGGAGGCGATCGCCCGGATCGAGCGCCACAACCCGATGCTGAATGCGATCGTGCACAAAGCCTATGACGACGCACGTCAGAGTGCAGCATCCGAGTTGCCGGACGGACCCTTCCGAGGTGTGCCGTTTCTGATCAAAGATCTCGGGTGTGCGGTAGCGGGCATGCCCAGAACCAGTGGCAGCCGTTTTCTGCAACACGAATTCGACACGGAAGACAGCGAACTCACGCGTCGCTATCGCAAGGCCGGAGTGGTGATCCTCGGCAAGACCAATACACCCGAGTTGGGTATTACCGGAACCACCGAGTCGGCGCTGCTCGGGGCCTGTCGCAATCCTTGGAATCCCGAGCACATCTCGGGCGGTTCATCGGGAGGGGCCGCTTCGGCGACGGCCGCGGGTATGGTTCCGCTCGCCCATGCTAGTGACGGCCTGGGTTCGATCCGCATCCCCGCGGCGTGTTGCGGGCTGTTTGGGTTGAAGACGACACGCGACCGCAATCCAAATGGTCAGCGTGACGGTGCTCGCGCGCTCGGGTTCTCGGTGGATCACGTCGTCTCGCGTAGCGTGCGCGATAGCGCGGCAATGCTCGACGCGACTGGCTATCCCGAAGCGTCATCACCCTACGCACCACCGCCCAAGGAGCGGCCCTATCTGGACGAAGTCAGTACCGCACCGGGAAGGTTGCGGATTGCATATTCCAGCGAGACGCCGCGAGGTGTGGCCATTCACGAGGAGAACCAGAGAGCCTTCGAGATGACGGTGAGTCTGCTCGAAGAACTGGGGCACGAGGTCATCGAGCGAGGTCTGGGTGTGGACTATCGGGAACTCTACCGCGCGCAGTCCGCCGTAGCGGCGGCCAATGCGGCAGCGAATCTCAAGGAGATGAGTGAGCGGGTCGGCCGCGAGCCCGAACCCGACGAACTCGAACCGCTTACTTGGGCGGGAATTCGTGCGGGACAGAAGCTATCGGGCGAAGTCGTCATGGCCGGTTGGCGCAAGTTACGCGAATTGAATCGCGAGGTCCTGTCGCTATTCGAGGATGTCGATGTATTTCTCAGTCCGGTCATGGGAACACCGCCACCGCAGATCGGGCATATCGATCCAGTGAACTTGAAACCGCGCGAGGTGAGTCGCAGACAGGCTACGGTCTTCCCGTTTACTCCGCCCTTCAATTTCACCGGCCAACCCGCGATGTCGGTACCACTATTCGAAAGCAGTGATGGTCTTCCACTCGGAATGCAGTTCGCAAGTCGCTATGCGGACGAAGCAACCCTGTTTCGATTGGCTGCACAGCTCGAACAGGCTCAGCCCTGGATCGGGCGCAAACCGCAGGTGTCGGACCTCTAG
- a CDS encoding YajQ family cyclic di-GMP-binding protein, whose amino-acid sequence MPQYSFDVSTGVDLQEVDNASNQARKEIAQRYDFRGSKCTIEFERKAASLTIEGDDAFRVKTVIEVLREKLIKRKVPVRNLDMGEDEPAGAGRVRRKISLIQGIDSDTAKKIVKEVKAQKFKKAQVAIQGEELRVSSPAKDVLQEVITFLKSQDYGIELEFGNYR is encoded by the coding sequence ATGCCACAGTATTCATTCGATGTATCCACCGGGGTCGATCTCCAAGAAGTCGACAATGCCAGCAATCAGGCCCGAAAAGAGATTGCTCAGCGCTACGATTTCCGCGGTTCGAAATGCACGATCGAATTCGAACGAAAGGCGGCATCGCTGACGATCGAAGGCGATGACGCGTTTCGCGTCAAGACAGTGATCGAGGTGCTTCGCGAGAAGCTGATCAAACGCAAAGTGCCGGTCCGAAACCTGGACATGGGTGAAGATGAACCTGCCGGGGCCGGTCGCGTGCGGCGCAAGATCTCGCTCATCCAGGGCATCGACTCGGATACCGCCAAGAAGATCGTCAAGGAAGTCAAAGCGCAGAAGTTCAAGAAGGCGCAGGTCGCGATTCAGGGCGAAGAGTTGCGGGTATCGAGTCCCGCCAAGGACGTCCTTCAGGAAGTCATCACCTTTTTGAAGAGTCAGGACTACGGAATCGAACTCGAATTCGGAAACTACCGATAG
- a CDS encoding wax ester/triacylglycerol synthase family O-acyltransferase, protein MEQLTGLDTSFLNLETPTTYGHVSGLAIFDPSTSPGAPASFEDIKQLISDRIHLLPPYRRRLVEVPLGLDHPYWIEDPDFDLDFHVRNIGLPPPGDAHQLAEQVSRIVARPLDRSRPLWELYVIEGLEKGLFAQLTKIHHCAIDGVSGAEILTSLLDLDPVPRIVDPPRRAWRPEPEPSQLEMLARGLWAVAGTPRKAFRLGRDSLRNLPALTRSLGFGELPGTSVIRRIAGRKPDELLSEASTRAPRTPFNDRITPHRRFAFGSVPLADVKDIKSQLGVTVNDVVLALCSGALRRYLLEQKELPADPLIAMVPVSVRTEEQAGSFGNQVSAMSASLHTDVSDPLIRLARIHESMRIAKEQHNALPATLLQDFAQFAPPAVAARAARVIARATVADWIDVPFNVVISNVPGPQFPLYGVGSRLVGNYPVSAINDGVGVNITVQSYNGSLDFGIIVCRELMPDVWDLMDFLHESLEELKEAAKQTAEAE, encoded by the coding sequence ATGGAACAGCTCACCGGGCTCGATACCAGCTTTCTCAACCTCGAAACTCCGACCACCTACGGCCACGTTTCCGGTCTGGCGATCTTCGATCCATCGACCTCCCCAGGTGCACCGGCAAGCTTCGAAGACATCAAACAACTAATCAGCGATCGAATCCATCTTCTACCGCCGTATCGCCGCCGACTGGTGGAGGTTCCGCTGGGATTGGATCATCCCTACTGGATCGAGGATCCGGATTTTGACCTCGATTTCCATGTGCGAAACATTGGCCTGCCACCTCCGGGCGATGCGCACCAACTCGCTGAACAGGTATCCCGCATCGTCGCTCGCCCTCTGGATCGCAGCCGTCCGCTCTGGGAGCTGTATGTGATCGAGGGCCTCGAGAAGGGACTCTTCGCACAGCTTACGAAGATCCATCACTGCGCGATCGACGGCGTTTCAGGTGCGGAGATCCTCACAAGCCTGCTCGACCTCGACCCGGTTCCGCGCATCGTTGATCCACCCCGGCGCGCCTGGCGTCCGGAACCGGAACCTTCACAATTGGAGATGCTCGCACGTGGACTCTGGGCGGTTGCGGGGACTCCTCGCAAGGCCTTCCGTCTCGGACGCGACTCCTTGCGCAATCTTCCCGCGCTCACCAGATCCCTTGGATTCGGCGAGCTTCCGGGAACTTCGGTGATTCGCCGGATCGCGGGACGCAAACCCGACGAACTGCTCTCGGAAGCCTCGACCCGTGCACCGCGCACGCCATTCAATGATCGCATCACGCCGCATCGGCGCTTCGCGTTCGGCTCGGTGCCGCTCGCGGACGTGAAGGACATCAAGAGCCAGCTGGGCGTGACGGTCAACGACGTGGTCCTGGCGCTGTGTTCTGGAGCCCTACGTCGCTATCTGCTCGAGCAGAAGGAACTGCCTGCAGATCCGTTGATTGCGATGGTGCCTGTCTCCGTGCGCACCGAAGAACAGGCGGGAAGTTTCGGCAATCAGGTTTCAGCCATGAGTGCGTCACTGCACACTGATGTTTCCGACCCTTTGATTCGCCTGGCGAGGATTCACGAATCCATGAGGATCGCGAAGGAACAGCACAATGCGCTGCCCGCAACACTGCTACAGGATTTCGCGCAATTCGCGCCGCCCGCCGTTGCGGCTCGCGCGGCTCGTGTGATCGCGCGGGCGACCGTTGCGGATTGGATCGACGTGCCGTTCAACGTCGTGATCTCAAACGTACCGGGACCGCAGTTCCCGCTCTACGGAGTGGGCTCGAGGCTCGTAGGCAACTACCCGGTATCGGCGATCAACGACGGCGTGGGTGTGAACATCACAGTGCAGAGCTACAACGGAAGTCTCGATTTCGGAATCATCGTCTGCAGGGAACTGATGCCGGACGTTTGGGACCTGATGGACTTCTTGCACGAGTCGCTCGAAGAACTCAAGGAAGCCGCGAAACAGACCGCCGAAGCCGAATAG
- a CDS encoding TIGR04372 family glycosyltransferase has translation MKRTLLGRIGRRLERWYQSLARRVFGLPVLLLQRLFDFRFVAFTTGRIGHLASEPDLFIKEGRLDLRPDFREIVLVRPDRIANASMLEYWAQYLRIVRSPLLTWLLWPFAKDPRLIYDTQAYATVQKSTATYGRILTDWGDRAPLLELTSEHRRRGERVLRELGVPEGAWFVAAHCRESGFAPKDQQNFRNADALTFIPAIEEIVSRGGWCIRLGDSTMKPLPSMRNVVDYALSDAKSDWMDVFLCASARCFLGSASGLANLSPIFGVPSAQANQVPLSVVVPCGNPMIGIPKLVWSETEARYLDFKGIFDSSVESFRYDEDWDEAGYRLVDNTADEILELVRELLEYADGAPGYTPDDERLQAAFKGLMHDGHYSYGAPGRVGRDFLRRHETLLPGG, from the coding sequence TTGAAGCGCACGCTGTTGGGGCGGATCGGACGGCGCCTGGAGCGCTGGTATCAGTCCCTGGCGCGGCGTGTTTTTGGCTTGCCCGTTCTCTTGTTACAGCGCTTGTTCGATTTTCGCTTTGTGGCTTTTACAACCGGACGTATCGGCCATCTGGCGTCTGAGCCCGATCTGTTCATCAAAGAAGGGCGACTCGATCTCAGGCCTGATTTCCGCGAGATTGTCCTGGTCAGACCCGATCGGATCGCCAATGCGAGCATGCTCGAATACTGGGCGCAGTATCTACGCATCGTCCGTTCGCCGCTCCTCACGTGGTTGCTGTGGCCATTCGCGAAGGACCCGCGACTGATCTACGACACCCAGGCCTACGCGACTGTGCAGAAATCGACCGCGACCTACGGCAGAATCCTCACGGACTGGGGAGATCGCGCTCCGTTGCTCGAGTTGACTTCGGAACATCGACGTCGCGGCGAGCGAGTGTTGCGGGAACTCGGTGTGCCCGAGGGAGCGTGGTTTGTCGCCGCTCACTGCCGCGAGAGCGGATTTGCTCCCAAAGACCAACAGAACTTCCGAAACGCCGACGCTCTTACCTTTATTCCCGCAATCGAGGAGATCGTCAGTCGCGGTGGCTGGTGTATTCGACTCGGCGACTCGACGATGAAGCCGCTGCCGTCGATGCGCAATGTCGTCGATTATGCCCTCAGCGACGCCAAGTCGGACTGGATGGATGTCTTTCTGTGCGCCAGTGCAAGGTGTTTTCTCGGCAGTGCATCGGGGCTGGCGAATCTATCGCCGATATTCGGTGTGCCGTCGGCGCAAGCGAACCAGGTTCCGTTGTCGGTCGTGGTGCCTTGTGGCAACCCCATGATTGGAATTCCGAAACTGGTGTGGTCTGAAACGGAGGCGCGTTATCTCGATTTCAAGGGAATATTCGACTCTTCGGTCGAGAGCTTCCGCTACGACGAAGACTGGGATGAAGCGGGTTATCGATTGGTCGACAACACGGCCGACGAAATCCTCGAACTGGTTCGCGAACTGCTGGAGTATGCAGACGGAGCGCCCGGATACACGCCGGATGACGAACGCCTACAAGCGGCTTTCAAAGGCTTGATGCACGACGGGCACTACAGCTACGGCGCTCCCGGTCGTGTCGGCCGCGACTTCCTTAGGCGCCACGAAACACTTCTTCCGGGCGGTTGA